A region from the Papio anubis isolate 15944 chromosome 6, Panubis1.0, whole genome shotgun sequence genome encodes:
- the ZNF292 gene encoding zinc finger protein 292 isoform X2: MRIKHLIKTHQLSQATALAKLCSDHPEIGTKGSFKQTYLVCLCTSSPNEKLIEEISEVDCKDALEMICNLESEGDEKSALVLCTAFLSRQLQQGDMYCAWELTLFWSKLQQRVEPSIQVYLERCRQLSLLTKTVYHIFFLIKVINSETEGAGLATCIELCVKALRLESTENTEVKISICKTISCLLPDDLEVKRACQLSEFLIEPTVDAYYAVEMLYNQPDQKYDEENLPIPNSLRCELLLVLKTQWPFDPEFWDWKTLKRQCLALMGEEASIVSSIDELNDSEVYEKVDYQEESKETSMNGLSGGVGANSGLLKDIGDEKQKKREIKQLRERGFISARFRNWQAYMQYCVLCDKEFLGHRIVRHAQKHYKDGIYSCPICAKNFNSKETFVPHVTLHVKQSSKERLAAMKPLRRLGRPPKITTANENQKTNTVAKQEQRPIKKNSLYSTDFIVFNDNDGSDDENDDKDKSYEPEVIPVQKPVPVNEFNCPVTFCKKGFKYFKNLIAHVKGHKDNEDAKRFLEMQSKKVICQYCRRHFVSVTHLNDHLQMHCGSKPYICIQMKCKAGFNSYAELLTHRKEHQVFRAKCMFPKCGRIFSEAYLLYDHEAQHYNTYTCKFTGCGKVYRSQGELEKHLDDHSTPPEKVLPPEAQLNSSGDSIQPSEVNQNTAENTEKERSVLPSENNIENSLLADRSDAWDKSKAESTVTKQDQISASELRQVNGPLSNGLENSATTPLLQSSEVAVSIKVSLNQGIEDNFGKQENSTVEGNGESLVTDLHTPVEDTCNDLCHPGFQERKEQDCFNEAQVTQNSLVNSETLKIGDLTPQNLERQVNNLMTFSVQNQAGFQNNLPTSKFECGDNVKTSSNLYNLPLKTLESIAFVPPQPNLSNSLGTPSVPPKAPVQKFSCQVEGCTRTYNSSQSIGKHMKTAHPDQYAAFKMQRKNKKGQKANNLNTPNNGKFVYFLPSPVNSSNNAFFTSQTKANGNPTCSAQLQHVSPPIFPAHLASVSTPLLSSMESVINPNITSQDKNEQGGMLCSQMENLPNTALPAQMEDLTKTVLPLNIDSGSDPFLPLPAESSSMSLFPSPADSGTNSVFSQLENNTNHYSSQMEGNTNSSFLKGGNGENAVFPSQVNVADNFSSTSDQQSAPEKVKKDRGRGPNGKERKPKHNKRAKWPAIIRDGKFICSRCYRAFTNPRSLGGHLSKRSYCKPLDGAEIAQELLQSNGQPSLLASMILSTNAVNLQQPQQSTFNPEACFKDPSFLQLLAAENRSPTFLPNTFPRPGVTNFNTSVSQEGSEIIKQALETAGIPSTFEGAEMLSHVSTGCVSDTPQVNATVMPNPTVPPLLQTVCHPNTLLTNQNRTSNSKTSSIEECSSLPVFPTNDLLLKTVENGLCSSSFPNSGGPSQNFTSNSSRVSVISGPQNTRSSHLNKKGNSASKRRKKVAPPLIAPNSSQNLVTSDLTTIGLIAKSVEIPTTNLHSNVIPSCEPQSLVENLTQKLNNVNNQLFMTDVKENFKTSIESHTVLAPLTLKTENGDSQMMALNSCTTSINSDLQISEDNVIQNFEKTLEIIKTAMNSQILEVKSGSQGAGETSQNAQINYNIQLPSVNTVQNNKLPDSSQFSSFISVIPTKSNIPQSDVSHKEDQIQEILEGLQKLKLENDLSPPASQCVLINTSVTLTPMPVKSTADVTVIQPVSEMINIQFNDKVNKPFVCQNQGCNYSAMTKDALFKHYGKIHQYTPEMILEIKKNQLKFAPFKCVVPTCTKTFTRNSNLRAHCQLVHHFTTEEMVKLKIKRPYGRKSQSENLSAPRSTQVKKQLAMTEENKKESQPALELRAETQTTHSNVAVIPEKQLVEKKSPDKTESSLQVITVTSEQCNTNALTNIQTKGRKIRRHKKEKEEKKRKKPVSQSLEFPTRYSPYRPYRCVHQGCFAAFTIQQNLILHYQAVHKSDLPAFSAEVEEESEAGKESEETETKQTLKEFRCQVSDCSRIFQAITGLIQHYMKLHEMTPEEIESMTASVDVGKFPCDQLECKSSFTTYLNYVVHLEADHGIGLRASKTEEDGVYKCDCEGCDRIYATRSNLLRHIFNKHNDKHKAHLIRPRRLTPGQENMSSKANQEKSKSKHRGTKHSRCGKEGIKMPKTKRKKKNNLENKNAKIVQIEENKPYSLKRGKHVYSIKARNDALSECTSRFVTQYPCMIKGCTSVVTSESNIIRHYKCHKLSKAFTSQHRNLLIVFKRCCNSQVKETSEQEGAKNDVKDSDTCVSESNDNSGTTATVSQKEVEKNEKDEMDELTELFITKLINEDSTSVETQAITSSNVSNDFQEDNPCQSERQKASNLKRVNKEKNVSQNKKRKVEKAEPASAAELSSVRKEEETAVAIQTTEEHPASFDWSSFKPMGFEVSFLKFLEESAVKQKKNIDKDHPNTGNKKGSHSNSRKNIDKTAVTSGNHVCPCKESETFVQFANPSQLQCSDNVKIVLDKNLKDCTELVLKQLQEMKPTVSLKKLEVHSNDPDMSVVKDISIGKATGRGQY; encoded by the coding sequence ACTGAAGGGGCTGGACTTGCTACCTGTATAGAACTGTGTGTAAAAGCTCTTCGCTTGGAGTCTACAGAAAATACTGAAGTGAAAATATCTATTTGCAAGACCATTTCATGTTTGTTGCCTGATGATCTGGAAGTAAAACGTGCTTGTCAACTGAGTGAATTTCTTATTGAGCCTACAGTAGATGCGTATTATGCTGTGGAAATGTTGTATAATCAGCCAGACCAGAAATATGATGAAGAGAATCTTCCAATACCAAATTCTCTACGCTGTGAGCTGTTACTTGTATTGAAAACTCAGTGGCCCTTTGATCCAGAATTCTGGGATTGGAAAACCTTGAAACGGCAATGCCTTGCATTAATGGGGGAAGAAGCATCCATTGTGTCTTCAATAGATGAACTGAATGACAGTGAAGTATATGAAAAAGTAGACTACCAAGAAGAGAGTAAAGAAACTTCTATGAATGGACTTTCTGGTGGAGTTGGTGCTAATTCTGGCCTTCTTAAAGACATTGGTGATGAAAagcagaagaagagagagataaaacAGTTAAGAGAGAGGGGATTTATATCTGCTAGGTTTAGGAATTGGCAAGCCTACATGCAGTATTGTGTGTTGTGTGACAAAGAATTCCTTGGTCACAGAATAGTACGACATGCTCAGAAACATTACAAAGATGGAATTTATAGTTGCCCCATATGTGCAAAGAACTTTAATTCTAAAGAAACTTTTGTCCCTCATGTCACACTGCATGTTAAACAATCTAGTAAAGAGAGACTAGCAGCTATGAAACCATTAAGAAGATTGGGAAGGCCTCCAAAGATCACAACTGCCAATGAAAATCAGAAGACTAATACTGTGGCTAAACAGGAGCAGCGACCTATAAAAAAGAATAGTCTCTATTCAACAGATTTTATAGTGTTTAATGACAATGATGGTTCAGACGATGAGAATGATGACAAAGATAAATCCTATGAGCCAGAAGTGATTCCAGTCCAGAAACCAGTACCTGTTAATGAATTTAATTGCCCTGTAACTTTTTGTAAAAAGGGctttaagtactttaaaaatttaattgctcATGTAAAGGGGCATAAAGATAATGAAGATGCTAAGCGCTTTCTTGAAATGCAGAGCAAAAAAGTTATTTGCCAGTACTGTAGGCGGCATTTTGTGAGTGTTACTCATCTCAATGATCACTTACAGATGCACTGTGGCAGTAAACCATATATCTGTATACAGATGAAATGTAAAGCTGGTTTTAATAGTTATGCCGAGCTTTTAACCCACCGAAAGGAGCATCAAGTCTTTAGAGCAAAATGTATGTTTCCTAAATGTGGAAGAATTTTTTCAGAAGCTTATTTACTGTATGATCATGAAGCACAACATTATAATACGTACACTTGCAAGTTCACAGGTTGTGGCAAAGTTTATCGTTCTCAGGGTGAGCTGGAAAAGCATCTGGATGATCACAGTACTCCTCCTGAAAAAGTGCTGCCTCCTGAAGCCCAACTTAATTCATCTGGAGATTCCATTCAGCCTTCTGAAGTGAATCAGAACACAGCAGAGAATACTGAGAAAGAAAGATCTGTGCTTCCTTCAGAAAATAACATTGAAAACAGCTTACTAGCAGATAGAAGTGATGCTTGGGATAAAAGCAAAGCAGAATCAACTGTGACCAAACAAGACCAGATTTCTGCCTCTGAGCTCAGGCAAGTTAATGGACCGTTGTCAAATGGTTTGGAAAACTCTGCTACTACTCCTCTGCTTCAATCCAGTGAAGTAGCTGTGTCCATTAAGGTGTCTCTCAATCAGGGGATTGAGGATAACTTTGGAAAGCAAGAAAACTCAACTGTGGAAGGCAATGGTGAATCTCTGGTCACAGACTTACATACACCAGTTGAAGATACTTGTAATGATTTATGTCATCCAGGTTTCCAGGAGAGAAAAGAACAAGATTGCTTTAATGAAGCCCAGGTTACTCAGAATTCTTTAGTAAATTCAGAAACTCTCAAAATAGGTGACCTTACCCCACAAAACTTAGAAAGACAAGTGAACAACTTGATGACCTTTTCTGTGCAAAATCAGGCAGGATTTCAAAACAATTTACCAACTTCCAAATTTGAATGTGGAGATAATGTTAAAACATCATCCAATCTTTATAATTTACCTCTTAAGACATTAGAAAGTATTGCATTTGTTCCGCCACAGCCCAATCTAAGTAATTCATTAGGAACCCCATCAGTGCCTCCAAAAGCTCCAGTTCAGAAATTCAGCTGCCAGGTCGAGGGATGTACTCGAACCTATAACTCTTCACAGAGTATTGGGAAACACATGAAGACAGCACACCCTGACCAATATGCTGCATTTAAAATGCAgcgcaaaaataaaaaaggtcagAAAGCTAACAACTTAAATACACCAAATAATGgaaagtttgtttattttttgccatcACCAGTGAACAGCtcaaataatgcattttttacaTCACAGACCAAAGCCAATGGGAATCCTACTTGTTCGGCCCAGTTGCAGCATGTCTCGCCTCCCATTTTTCCAGCTCATTTAGCAAGTGTGTCAACTCCATTGTTGTCCTCAATGGAAAGTGTCATAAATCCAAATATAACTTCTCAGGATAAAAATGAACAAGGTGGTATGTTATGTTCCCAAATGGAAAATTTACCTAATACTGCCTTGCCAGCACAAATGGAAGATCTAACCAAAACAGTTCTGCCTTTGAATATTGACAGTGGCTCAgatcctttccttcctttaccTGCAGAAAGTAGTTCAATGTCTCTCTTCCCTTCACCAGCAGATAGTGGGACTAATTCTGTTTTTTCCCAActggaaaataatacaaatcattATTCCTCACAGATGGAAGGAAACACTAATTCCTCCTTTCTAAAGGGGGGTAATGGTGAAAATGCAGTTTTTCCTTCACAAGTGAATGTTGCAGATAACTTCAGTAGCACCAGTGACCAACAGTCTGCacctgaaaaagttaaaaaagaccGTGGGCGGGGCCcaaatgggaaggaaagaaaacctaAGCACAACAAAAGGGCTAAATGGCCTGCAATTATCAGAGATGGGAAATTTATCTGTAGCAGATGTTACAGGGCTTTTACTAATCCCAGATCACTGGGTGGGCACTTATCCAAGCGATCTTACTGTAAACCACTGGATGGAGCCGAAATTGCTCAAGAACTTCTACAGAGTAATGGACAGCCTTCTCTTCTTGCCAGCATGATTCTCTCCACAAATGCAGTAAATTTGCAGCAGCCACAACAATCTACCTTCAATCCAGAAGCATGCTTTAAAGATCCATCATTTCTACAGCTGCTTGCTGCTGAAAATCGCTCGCCAACATTTTTACCAAATACATTTCCTCGACCTGGCGTGACTAACTTTAATACCAGTGTCAGTCAAGAAGGTAGTGAAATTATTAAACAGGCTTTGGAAACTGCTGGCATTCCCAGTACATTTGAGGGTGCCGAGATGCTTTCTCATGTTTCAACAGGTTGTGTCTCTGATACACCACAAGTAAATGCAACAGTGATGCCAAATCCAACTGTGCCACCCCTGTTGCAGACTGTATGCCATCCAAACACTTTGCTGACCAACCAGAATAGGACATCAAACTCCAAAACTTCCTCCATTGAGGAATGTAGCAGCTTGCCTGTTTTTCCAACGAATGACTTACTACTGAAGACTGTTGAAAATGGTTTGTGCTCTAGTTCATTTCCTAATTCTGGTGGGCCATCACAAAATTTTACCAGTAACAGTTCTCGTGTTTCTGTTATAAGTGGTCCTCAGAACACAAGATCcagtcatttaaataaaaagggaaacagtgcttctaagagaagaaagaaagttgCTCCTCCACTAATTGCACCTAATTCTTCCCAAAACTTGGTAACAAGTGACTTAACAACAATCGGACTCATAGCAAAGAGTGTTGAAATCCCAACTACTAACCTTCACTCAAATGTAATTCCAAGTTGTGAACCTCAGAGTTTGGTGGAAAATCTAACACAGAAGTTAAATAATGTTAACAATCAGTTATTTATGACTGatgtaaaagagaattttaaaaccagTATTGAGTCCCATACAGTGTTAGCCCCTTTaacattaaaaactgaaaatggtgATTCCCAAATGATGGCTTTGAATTCATGCACAACTTCAATAAATTCTGATTTGCAGATTTCTGAAGACAATGTTATACAAAACTTTGAGAAGACTCTTGAAATTATTAAAACTGCTATGAATTCTCAAATACTTGAGGTAAAAAGTGGATCTCAGGGTGCTGGTGAAACATCACAAAATGctcaaataaattataacattcaGCTTCCTTCAGTAAACACTGTGCAAAATAACAAATTACCTGATTCTTCTCAGTTTTCCTCCTTTATAAGCGTCATACCAACAAAAAGTAACATTCCTCAGTCTGACGTATCACATAAGGAGGATCAAATACAGGAAATTTTAGAAGGCTTACagaaactaaaattagaaaatgaccTGTCCCCTCCGGCATCCCAGTGTGTACTGATAAATACATCAGTGACACTGACTCCCATGCCTGTTAAATCAACTGCAGATGTCACAGTTATTCAGCCAGTTTCTGAAATGATAAACATTCAATTTAATGACAAAGTTAATAAACCCTTTGTGTGTCAAAACCAAGGCTGTAACTACAGTGCTATGACAAAGGATGCACTATTTAAGCACTATGGTAAAATTCATCAGTACACTCCAGAAATGATTCTTGAAATTAAGAAGAATCAATTGAAATTTGCTCCCTTTAAATGTGTAGTACCTACATGTACAAAAACATTTACAAGAAATTCTAACCTCCGGGCACACTGTCAATTGGTGCATCATTTTACAACTGAAGAAAtggtaaagttaaaaattaaaaggcctTATGGAAGAAAATCTCAGAGTGAAAATTTGTCGGCCCCACGAAGTACACAAGTGAAAAAACAGCTAGCTAtgacagaggaaaataaaaaggaatctcAGCCTGCTTTAGAATTGAGAGCAGAGACCCAAACTACCCACAGTAATGTAGCAGTGATCCCAGAAAAACAACttgtagaaaaaaaaagccctgacAAAACAGAAAGTTCTTTACAGGTGATTACAGTTACTTCAGAACAATGTAATACAAATGCACTCACAAACATACAAACCAAAGGACGGAAAATTAGgaggcataaaaaagaaaaggaggagaaaaaacgAAAGAAGCCGGTTTCCCAATCCCTTGAGTTTCCAACAAGATACAGTCCTTACAGACCTTATCGATGTGTTCACCAGGGATGCTTTGCTGCCTTTACGATACAGCAAAACTTGATTCTCCATTACCAGGCTGTACACAAATCAGATCTACCTGCATTTTCAGCAGAGGTCGAAGAGGAAAGTGAAGCTGgtaaagaaagtgaagaaactgaaactaaACAAACTTTGAAAGAATTTCGATGTCAGGTAAGTGACTGTTCTCGAATTTTCCAAGCAATTACTGGCCTAATACAACACTACATGAAACTTCATGAAATGACTCCTGAAGAAATTGAAAGTATGACTGCTTCAGTGGATGTTGGGAAATTTCCGTGTGACCAGTTAGAGTGTAAATCTTCATTTACTACATATTTGAACTATGTTGTTCATCTAGAGGCAGACCATGGAATTGGACTAAGGGCAAGTAAAACCGAAGAAGATGGTGTATACAAATGTGATTGTGAAGGCTGTGACCGTATATATGCAACCCGGTCAAATCTCCTCCGACACATTTTTAATAAGCATAATGACAAACATAAGGCTCATTTGATTCGCCCAAGAAGATTAACACCTGGCCAGGAAAATATGTCAAGCAAGGCAAACCAGGAAAAATCAAAGTCTAAACATCGGGGGACGAAACACAGCAGATgtggaaaggaaggaataaaaatgcCCAAGACCaaacgaaagaaaaaaaataatttagaaaacaagaaTGCAAAGATTGTGCAGATTGAAGAAAATAAGCCTTATTCTCTGAAACGTGGGAAGCATGTATATTCTATAAAGGCTAGAAATGATGCCCTGTCTGAGTGTACAAGCAGATTTGTAACCCAGTATCCATGTATGATAAAGGGATGTACTTCGGTTGTTACAAGTGAAAGCAATATAATTAGACATTATAAGTGCCATAAATTATCTAAGGCATTTACATCACAACACCGAAATCTTCTTATTGTATTCAAACGGTGTTGCAACTCACAAGTAAAGGAAACGTCTGAGCAAGAAGGTGCTAAGAATGACGTGAAAGATTCTGACACGTGTGTATCAGAGAGCAATGATAATTCAGGAACAACAGCTACAGTTTCACAAAAGgaagttgaaaaaaatgaaaaagatgaaatgGATGAACTAACAGAATTgtttattacaaaattaataaatgaagataGCACAAGTGTAGAGACCCAGGCTATTACTTCTTCAAATGTGAGTAACGATTTTCAGGAAGATAACCCCTGCCAgtcagaaagacaaaaagcaaGTAATTTGAAGagagttaataaagaaaaaaatgtctcacaaaataaaaaaaggaaagttgaaaAAGCTGAACCAGCATCGGCAGCTGAGTTAAGTAGCGTGCgtaaagaagaagaaactgcTGTTGCCATTCAAACCACTGAGGAGCATCCTGCATCTTTTGACTGGAGCTCTTTTAAGCCAATGGGATTTGAAGTATCATTTCTGAAGTTTCTTGAGGAGTCTGCagtgaagcagaagaaaaatattgacaaagACCATCCAAATACTGGAAACAAAAAAGGATcccattcaaattcaagaaaaaatattgataagACTGCTGTGACTAGTGGAAATCATGTATGTCCTTGTAAAGAAAGCGAAACGTTTGTACAGTTTGCCAATCCATCACAGCTTCAGTGCAGTGATaatgtaaaaattgttttagacAAGAATCTTAAAGATTGCACTGAGCTTGTCTTAAAGCAGCTTCAGGAAATGAAACCTACCGTCAGTCTGAAAAAACTTGAAGTACATTCAAATGATCCAGATATGTCTGTTGTGAAAGATATCAGTATAGGTAAAGCCACAGGCAGAGGTCAGTACTGA